Proteins from one Hemicordylus capensis ecotype Gifberg chromosome 7, rHemCap1.1.pri, whole genome shotgun sequence genomic window:
- the C5AR1 gene encoding C5a anaphylatoxin chemotactic receptor 1, which translates to MDFQYDYTAEDLGADANFTAPDFEEMHQLSLVIWVAMVIYSLVFLVGVLGNGAVIWVMSFKMRHTVNAVWFLNLSVADLLCCLALPILVAQLASDHHWHLGDFGCKLFPSLITLNMFASVLLLTAISMDRCALVIRPVWCQNHRSAPLAWLLCCVAWASALVLTLPSFLTRTAELDVSSQKTTCNVKYSVWGGDSEAAEVAVAVVRFLCGFLIPLGVISACYGLLIWRVSGRRSMRSKKTLKVVLVVVVGFFLCWAPYHVAGLILSGNRESALYEPTRKADPLFVALAYINSCINPIIYVIVGRDFKAKMRQSLKAVLQNLLSEEARLASSMAEGHVQTTYTTTEDRSTSMNV; encoded by the coding sequence ATGGACTTTCAATATGACTACACCGCGGAGGACCTGGGTGCTGATGCCAACTTCACTGCCCCGGACTTTGAGGAGATGCACCAGTTGAGCCTTGTCATCTGGGTGGCCATGGTCATCTACTCCCTGGTGTTCCTGGTGGGCGTTCTGGGCAACGGCGCCGTCATCTGGGTGATGAGCTTCAAGATGCGGCACACAGTCAACGCTGTCTGGTTCCTCAACCTCTCCGTGGCCGACCTCCTCTGCTGCCTGGCCTTGCCCATCCTAGTGGCGCAACTGGCTTCTGACCACCACTGGCACTTGGGGGACTTTGGCTGCAAGCTCTTCCCTTCCCTCATCACCCTGAACATGTTCGCCAGCGTCCTGCTGCTGACAGCCATCAGCATGGACCGCTGCGCCCTGGTGATCAGGCCAGTGTGGTGCCAGAACCACCGCTCAGCgcccctggcctggctgctgtgctgtgtgGCTTGGGCCTCTGCCCTGGTCCTCACCCTGCCCTCCTTCCTCACCAGAACCGCCGAGCTGGACGTCTCTTCCCAGAAGACCACCTGCAACGTCAAGTACTCCGTCTGGGGGGGGGACAGCGAGGCAGCAGAGGTCGCGGTGGCCGTGGTGCGCTTCCTCTGTGGCTTCCTGATCCCCTTGGGGGTCATCAGTGCCTGTTACGGGCTGCTGATCTGGCGGGTGAGTGGCAGACGCTCCATGCGCTCCAAGAAGACCCtgaaggtggtgctggtggtggtggtgggcttctTCCTCTGCTGGGCCCCCTACCATGTGGCTGGGCTGATTCTCTCGGGCAACAGAGAAAGTGCCCTCTATGAGCCGACGAGGAAAGCCGACCCTCTCTTCGTGGCCCTGGCCTACATCAACAGCTGCATCAACCCCATCATCTACGTCATTGTGGGCCGGGACTTCAAGGCCAAGATGCGCCAGTCGCTGAAGGCGGTGCTGCAGAACCTCTTGAGTGAGGAGGCCAGGCTTGCCAGTTCCATGGCCGAGGGCCACGTCCAGACCACGTACACCACCACTGAGGACCGGAGCACCAGCATGAATGTGTGA